From Mytilus edulis chromosome 8, xbMytEdul2.2, whole genome shotgun sequence, one genomic window encodes:
- the LOC139486157 gene encoding uncharacterized protein, producing MTGFRHLRRISGAISKFIAPQKIRVTHLRFSSQILQGKTVRIGCACGFWGDTAVAAPQLIYGTKLDYLVFDYLSEITMSLLISAKHKYPNLGYAPDFVQICMAPFIKDIKSKGIKVISNAGGVNPQACADALKQICASVGVEMNIAVVTGDDLMPKSKELINSSITDMDSGDQFPKTVHSMNAYLGAGPIARALDLGADIVITGRCVDSALVLGPLLHNFQWNMNDFDHLAAGSLAGHLIECGAQVTGGIFTDWKTVPDWDHIGFPVVECSANGDFIVTKPKGTGGLINEATVSEQLVYEIGDPAHYFLPDVVCDFTQVQLDEINSGTDEAAVFVTGAKGKPPTSQYKSSATYADGYRSTAVAIIRGPNTKQKGEKTADQIIKRCRRIFKQLNLEDFSRVHVEVLGAEQSYGPMTNLPHGSRESVLWLAVHHHQKKALEFFSKEIAPAGTGMAPGLTGLVGGRPRVSPILRLFSFMYPKKDIEIDISLNGNHVEKFEPQEIPVAEYPKAKEQHVVDEVIVQTGNKSYRLEDLAYTRSGDKGNMCNIGVIARHPAILPYLRQQLTSEAVQKYFSHLFDNPSNASVQRYYVPGIHGMNFVLPESLGGGGVASLRSDPQGKAYGQMLLDFIVKDVPDMDQYLKEIK from the exons atgacTGGGTTCAGGCACCTCAGGAGAATTTCGGGTGCCATTTCGAAGTTTATTGCACCACAAAAAATACGAGTAACACACTTAAGATTTTCCTCCCAAATACTGCAGGGCAAAACAGTCAGAATAGGATGTGCCTGCGGTTTTTGGGGGGATACAGCTGTGGCTG CTCCTCAATTGATCTATGGTACAAAGTTAGATTACCTGGTGTTTGATTACCTGTCAGAGATCACAATGTCGCTGTTAATTTCAGCTAAACATAAGTATCCC AATCTAGGGTATGCACCTGATTTTGTACAGATTTGTATGGCACCATTCATCAAAGATATCAAGTCTAAAg GTATAAAAGTGATAAGTAATGCTGGTGGTGTAAATCCACAGGCCTGTGCTGATGCATTAAAACAGATATGTGCTTCAGTTGGTGTCGAGATGAATATTGCTGTTGTTACTGGTGATGACCTAATGCCTAAG AGCAAAGAATTGATCAACAGTTCAATCACTGATATGGATTCAGGTGATCAATTCCCTAAAACTGTACACAGTATGAATGCATATTTAGG AGCTGGACCAATAGCTAGAGCTCTGGACCTTGGTGCCGATATTGTTATCACTGGCAGATGTGTGGACAGTGCTTTAGTTCTTGGACCTCTGCTGCACAAT tTCCAATGGAATATGAATGATTTTGATCACTTGGCTGCTGGCAG TTTGGCCGGACATCTGATAGAATGTGGTGCACAAGTAACTGGAGGAATATTCACAGACTGGAAAACAGTCCCTGATTG GGATCATATCGGTTTTCCTGTAGTAGAGTGCAGTGCTAATGGAGATTTTATTGTGACTAAACCAAAAGGAACAGGCGGTTTAATCAATGAAGCTACCGTTAGTGAACAGTTGGTATATGAGATTGGTGATCCAGCACATTATTTCCTGCCCGACGTTGTCTGTGATTTTACACAAGTACAATTAGATGAAATCAACT CAGGAACTGATGAAGCTGCAGTGTTTGTAACAGGAGCTAAAGGAAAACCACCTACTAGTCAGTATAAG tcaAGTGCAACTTATGCAGATGGTTACCGATCTACAGCTGTGGCAATCATAAGAGGTCCTAATACCAAACAAAAAGGAGAGAAAACAGCAGATCAAATTATTAAAAG ATGTAGAAGAATATTCAAGCAGTTGAATTTAGAAGATTTCTCTAGAGTGCATGTTGAAGTTTTGGGTGCAGAGCAGAGCTATGGACCAATGACTAATTTACCTCAT GGCAGCAGGGAATCAGTCTTGTGGTTAGCTGTCCATCATCATCAGAAAAAAGCTTTAGAgttcttttcaaaagaaatagCTCCAGCTGGTACTGGCATGG CTCCAGGACTTACAGGCCTGGTTGGAGGAAGACCTAGAGT atCACCAATATTGAGACTGTTTTCCTTCATGTACCCTAAAAAGGATATTGAG ATAGATATCTCCCTAAATGGCAACCATGTTGAAAAATTTGAACCTCAGGAAATTCCAGTAGCTGAGTATCCAAAGGCAAAGGAACAGCATGTAGTGGATGAAGTTATAGTACAGACAGGGAACAAGTCATACAGATTAGAAGACCTGGCTTACACAAGGAGTGGAGATAAAGGAAATATGTGTAATATAG gaGTGATAGCCAGACACCCAGCCATATTACCATACCTAAGGCAGCAGTTAACATCAGAAGCTGTCCAGAAATACTTTTCACATTTATTTGACAATCCAAGTAATGCTTCTGTACAAAG ATACTACGTTCCTGGTATACATGGAATGAATTTTGTCTTACCTGAATCGTTAGGAGGAGGTGGTGTTGCATCCCTACGAAGTGACCCTCAG GGCAAGGCCTATGGACAGATGTTGTTGGATTTTATTGTGAAGGACGTCCCAGATATGGATCAGTATTTGAAGGAAATTAAGTGA